A genomic stretch from Acidobacteriota bacterium includes:
- a CDS encoding ubiquitin-like small modifier protein 1 — protein sequence MRLKVRFFATMREVFQAREMDVEIGAGATVAGLLDSLCTSARKRDELFEGRELKPFIIILKNGRHIQHLNGLATGLEDGDVVSIFPAVAGG from the coding sequence ATGAGGCTCAAGGTCCGCTTCTTCGCGACCATGCGGGAGGTCTTCCAGGCCCGCGAGATGGACGTCGAGATCGGGGCGGGGGCCACGGTCGCCGGCCTCCTGGACAGCCTTTGCACATCGGCCAGGAAAAGGGACGAGCTGTTCGAAGGCCGGGAGCTCAAGCCCTTCATCATCATCCTGAAGAACGGCCGTCACATCCAGCACCTGAACGGGCTGGCCACGGGCCTGGAGGACGGGGATGTCGTCTCCATCTTTCCCGCGGTGGCCGGGGGATAG
- a CDS encoding AcvB/VirJ family lysyl-phosphatidylglycerol hydrolase, which produces MSRNRFAAAVLLAGWIIMPGPVAAAGSSGPAGQALTAPAAQRLDDLPLVEVPAQGGGRGLLAVMLTGDGGWAVADKGLAKDLAAAGIPVVGFNSLKYFWKQRTPEEAAADLQRVLERYLPAWGKKQAILIGYSLGADVLPFMMNRMSEDVQAEVRMVVLMSASRSAEFEFHVLDWLGRSGGKRSLPTIPEIGRIRPGVAVLCVHGEKDSGAICGELDPGRVRSAAIPGGHRVGGGYGPVAAAILAALDER; this is translated from the coding sequence ATGAGCCGGAACCGATTCGCGGCCGCCGTTCTCCTGGCCGGCTGGATCATCATGCCCGGGCCTGTCGCGGCCGCCGGATCGAGCGGCCCGGCCGGACAGGCCCTGACAGCTCCCGCGGCCCAGCGCCTCGACGACCTGCCGCTCGTCGAGGTGCCGGCCCAGGGCGGCGGGCGCGGCCTCCTGGCGGTCATGCTCACGGGGGACGGCGGCTGGGCGGTCGCCGACAAGGGTCTGGCGAAGGATCTGGCGGCAGCCGGCATCCCGGTCGTCGGCTTCAACTCGCTCAAGTACTTCTGGAAGCAGCGGACGCCCGAGGAAGCCGCGGCGGACCTGCAGCGCGTCCTCGAGCGCTACCTGCCGGCCTGGGGCAAGAAACAGGCCATCCTGATCGGCTATTCCCTCGGCGCGGACGTCCTGCCCTTCATGATGAACAGGATGTCCGAGGACGTCCAGGCCGAGGTCCGAATGGTCGTCCTCATGAGCGCGAGCCGGAGCGCCGAGTTCGAGTTCCACGTCCTCGACTGGCTGGGCCGGTCGGGAGGGAAGCGGTCCCTGCCGACCATCCCCGAGATCGGGCGGATCAGGCCCGGCGTCGCGGTTCTCTGCGTCCACGGCGAGAAAGACAGCGGTGCGATCTGCGGCGAGCTCGATCCGGGCCGGGTCCGGTCGGCGGCCATCCCCGGCGGCCACCGCGTCGGCGGCGGCTACGGGCCGGTCGCAGCGGCCATCCTGGCCGCGCTCGACGAGCGCTGA
- a CDS encoding lysylphosphatidylglycerol synthase transmembrane domain-containing protein, translating into MISARVSRVLRQAAAYIIAAACLVWVFHDVDASRFLASVTGLDWGWVALAVVLDTVSYVCQGIRWRLLLGPLGRISSLRATEAVYSGLFVNEVLPFHLGEVARAYPVSRWLSAPFVAVIPSMALERLFDGIWLAAGIGITAVFVPLPRDLVRAGDIFGLAILALTALFLFLLFRKARQARAGAPDRARRPGPVRWIAGNVRAIETGLRSIGLSRSSIAAFFLSFLLVALQALSFWLIMAAAGFGLSFLMGTAVFLIVRFGTVLPGAPGNLGLYQVFCVLGLGLFGVDKSAAAGFSVVVFVLLSVPLWVLGFLALGRTGMTFAAIRSKMGEEEGSA; encoded by the coding sequence GTGATTAGCGCGAGAGTCTCCCGGGTCCTGCGCCAGGCGGCCGCCTACATCATCGCCGCGGCCTGCCTGGTCTGGGTCTTCCACGACGTCGACGCGTCCAGATTCCTGGCCAGCGTCACGGGGCTCGACTGGGGCTGGGTCGCCCTGGCCGTCGTCCTCGATACCGTGAGCTACGTCTGCCAGGGGATCCGCTGGCGGCTCCTGCTCGGGCCGCTAGGCCGGATCTCCTCCCTGCGGGCCACCGAGGCGGTCTATTCCGGCCTGTTCGTCAACGAGGTCCTGCCGTTCCATCTGGGGGAGGTCGCCCGGGCCTACCCGGTCTCGCGCTGGCTGAGCGCGCCGTTCGTCGCCGTCATACCCTCGATGGCCCTGGAGCGGCTCTTCGACGGCATCTGGCTGGCGGCCGGGATCGGGATCACGGCCGTCTTCGTCCCGCTCCCCCGCGATCTCGTCCGGGCCGGCGACATCTTCGGCCTGGCCATCCTGGCCCTGACCGCGCTCTTCCTCTTCCTGCTGTTCCGGAAAGCGCGCCAGGCTCGGGCCGGCGCACCGGACCGGGCCCGGCGCCCGGGGCCGGTCCGGTGGATCGCCGGGAACGTCCGGGCGATCGAGACCGGGCTCCGTTCGATCGGCCTCTCTCGGTCCTCGATCGCGGCCTTCTTCCTGTCCTTCCTCCTCGTGGCGCTTCAGGCCCTGTCCTTCTGGCTGATCATGGCGGCGGCCGGCTTCGGCCTGTCGTTCCTGATGGGCACGGCCGTCTTCCTCATCGTCCGGTTCGGGACCGTCCTGCCCGGCGCCCCCGGCAACCTTGGCCTCTACCAGGTGTTCTGCGTGCTCGGATTGGGCCTGTTCGGGGTGGACAAATCGGCCGCCGCGGGCTTTTCGGTCGTGGTCTTCGTCCTGCTTTCCGTCCCTCTGTGGGTGCTCGGGTTCTTGGCCCTGGGCCGCACGGGGATGACCTTCGCCGCGATCAGGTCCAAGATGGGCGAAGAGGAGGGGTCCGCATGA
- a CDS encoding nickel-dependent hydrogenase large subunit — MSYTVPLGPYHPAFEEPCRIDVTCEGEIVKDAVIRLKFNFRGVEWLAERRNYLQAVALIERVCGICSNVHAMTFCRALETLAGLEVPERARAIRVVVAELERVTSHLLWTGLAAEIMGFQTLFMACFAVRERAMDLLETISGNRVNYGMNRIGGVTRDIADPGAALAEVRKLREETAGRIAPVFLNDRTVRARCAGIGILPGDQARAWGAVGPTARASGVPQDIRKAAPYEAYGRYEFRVPVQAEGDVNARVVVRLLELMETYGILEQALATMPGGPLAGPEFVEIPAGEATARSEAPRGECFYYVAAGGTDAPLRVKIRTPSFVNLPLVRIMVLGANLADVPLINASIDPCYSCTCR; from the coding sequence ATGAGCTACACCGTTCCCCTCGGGCCCTATCATCCCGCCTTCGAGGAGCCATGCCGGATCGACGTGACCTGCGAGGGCGAGATCGTCAAGGACGCCGTGATCCGCCTCAAGTTCAACTTCCGCGGCGTCGAATGGCTGGCTGAACGGAGGAATTACCTCCAGGCCGTGGCCCTCATCGAGCGGGTCTGCGGCATCTGCTCGAACGTCCACGCGATGACCTTCTGCCGCGCCCTGGAGACCCTGGCCGGCCTGGAGGTCCCCGAGCGGGCCCGGGCCATCCGCGTCGTCGTCGCGGAGCTCGAGCGGGTGACGTCCCATCTTCTCTGGACGGGCCTGGCCGCGGAGATCATGGGGTTCCAGACGCTGTTCATGGCCTGCTTCGCCGTCCGCGAGAGGGCCATGGACCTGCTGGAGACGATCTCGGGGAACCGCGTGAACTACGGCATGAACCGCATCGGCGGCGTCACCCGGGACATCGCCGATCCCGGGGCGGCCCTGGCCGAGGTCCGGAAGCTCAGGGAGGAGACGGCGGGGAGGATCGCTCCCGTCTTTCTGAACGACCGGACGGTCAGGGCCCGCTGCGCCGGGATCGGCATCCTGCCCGGGGACCAGGCCAGGGCCTGGGGCGCGGTCGGCCCGACGGCCCGGGCCTCGGGTGTCCCCCAGGACATCCGCAAGGCCGCCCCTTACGAGGCCTACGGCCGCTACGAGTTCCGCGTCCCCGTCCAGGCCGAGGGCGATGTGAACGCCCGGGTCGTCGTCCGCCTGCTCGAGCTCATGGAGACGTACGGCATCCTCGAACAGGCGCTTGCGACGATGCCCGGGGGCCCCCTGGCCGGTCCGGAGTTCGTCGAGATCCCGGCGGGCGAAGCGACGGCGCGGTCCGAAGCGCCGCGCGGGGAATGCTTCTATTATGTCGCGGCGGGCGGCACGGACGCCCCGCTGCGGGTGAAGATCCGGACCCCGAGCTTCGTCAACCTGCCGCTCGTCCGGATCATGGTGCTCGGGGCGAACCTGGCGGACGTCCCGCTCATCAACGCTTCGATCGACCCGTGCTATTCCTGCACCTGCCGCTGA
- a CDS encoding phosphatidylglycerol lysyltransferase domain-containing protein: MKAGRGLPDLSGRGTRRLLVRIAGLVTLGSGVVNIVSAAGKSLPARVAVLKDVFPLEFLHVARFLSLLIGISLAVSSLNIFKRKKRAYILVMVLSALSIIFHLTKGLDYEEAIGSLALMAILFLARRNFTVKSVVPDVRSTAARLGTALAATLLYGTAGFWLLDKRDFGVDFNVADGIRQTLAALVFNKDPSLVPRTRFAAWFLDSLDLIAVAAVLYALYSLFRPVYYRLRTLPQERSRAAGILEAHGKSSLDPFKLAADKSYFFSASGRSFLAYRMAGTFAVVLADPAGPDDEIGEIIRAFRDLCGENDWRLAFYQVLPDFLPLYRAAGFKKMKVGDDAIVELAEFNLEGKRMKHIRHAVNQLDKTGISAVRYDPPVADGVLAGIREVSDDWLGIPGRRERGFTVGVFSEEDIRRTPVFAAVQPDGRILAFMNIIRSYAPGETTIDLMRHRRDAPAGVMDFLFVRLFEAQKARGFTRFSLGLAPMSGFREGEDAGAEERAVQYFLQRSNFLFSYSGLLEYKAKFATRWEPRYAIYRNVLELPRFAVALIGVSGLKDEGAGGD, encoded by the coding sequence ATGAAGGCCGGGAGGGGGCTTCCGGATCTCTCCGGGCGCGGGACCCGCCGGCTCCTGGTCAGGATCGCCGGGCTCGTCACCCTGGGGAGCGGCGTTGTCAACATAGTCTCGGCGGCCGGAAAGAGCCTCCCGGCGCGCGTGGCCGTCCTGAAGGACGTCTTCCCCCTCGAGTTCCTGCACGTCGCCCGCTTCCTCTCCCTGCTCATCGGCATCTCCCTGGCCGTCTCGTCGCTGAACATCTTCAAGAGAAAGAAGCGGGCCTATATCCTGGTGATGGTCCTCTCGGCGCTGTCCATCATCTTCCACCTGACCAAGGGCCTGGATTACGAGGAGGCGATCGGCTCCCTCGCTCTCATGGCGATCCTCTTTCTGGCCCGGAGGAATTTCACGGTCAAGAGCGTCGTCCCGGACGTCCGGTCGACGGCGGCCCGGCTGGGGACCGCCCTGGCCGCGACCCTCCTCTACGGGACGGCCGGCTTCTGGCTCCTGGACAAGCGCGATTTCGGCGTCGACTTCAACGTCGCGGACGGCATCCGCCAAACCCTCGCCGCTCTTGTCTTCAACAAGGACCCGTCCCTGGTCCCGCGGACGCGCTTCGCGGCCTGGTTCCTGGATTCGCTCGATCTCATCGCCGTCGCGGCCGTCCTCTATGCCCTGTATTCCCTGTTCCGGCCCGTTTATTACCGGTTGAGGACCCTGCCCCAAGAGCGGAGCCGGGCGGCCGGGATCCTCGAGGCCCACGGCAAGTCCTCCCTCGATCCCTTCAAGCTGGCGGCCGACAAATCGTATTTCTTCTCCGCCTCCGGCCGGTCCTTCCTGGCCTACCGGATGGCCGGGACATTCGCCGTCGTCCTGGCCGATCCCGCCGGTCCCGACGACGAGATCGGGGAGATTATCCGCGCGTTCAGGGACCTTTGCGGGGAGAACGACTGGCGGCTGGCCTTCTACCAGGTCCTGCCGGACTTCCTGCCCCTCTACCGGGCCGCGGGCTTCAAGAAGATGAAGGTCGGCGACGACGCGATCGTCGAGCTGGCCGAGTTCAACCTGGAGGGCAAGCGGATGAAGCACATCCGCCACGCCGTGAACCAGCTCGACAAGACCGGGATCAGCGCGGTCCGCTACGATCCCCCCGTCGCCGACGGGGTCCTGGCGGGGATCCGGGAGGTCTCGGACGACTGGCTGGGCATCCCCGGACGGCGGGAACGCGGCTTCACGGTCGGCGTCTTCTCCGAGGAGGACATCCGCCGGACGCCCGTCTTCGCCGCGGTCCAACCGGACGGGCGCATCCTGGCCTTCATGAACATCATCCGCTCCTACGCCCCCGGCGAGACGACCATCGACCTGATGCGGCACCGCCGCGACGCCCCGGCCGGCGTCATGGACTTCCTGTTCGTCCGTCTCTTCGAGGCGCAGAAGGCCCGGGGCTTCACCCGGTTCAGCCTCGGCCTGGCCCCCATGTCGGGCTTCCGCGAAGGCGAGGACGCCGGGGCGGAGGAGCGGGCCGTCCAGTACTTCCTGCAGCGTTCGAATTTCCTGTTCAGCTACAGCGGCCTCCTGGAATACAAGGCCAAGTTCGCGACCCGGTGGGAGCCCCGCTACGCGATCTACCGCAACGTCCTCGAGCTGCCCCGCTTCGCGGTCGCGCTGATCGGGGTCTCGGGGCTGAAGGACGAGGGGGCCGGCGGTGATTAG
- a CDS encoding HesA/MoeB/ThiF family protein → MITPEELERYERQIRIFGREGQERLKAARVFVAGAGGLGSAVCTYLAAAGIGTLRIVDEGSVERSNLNRQFLFGDADIGKAKVEAAAARLAQVNPLVRIEARRGSIEAGTVLGLLGDCAIIIDAMDNYAARYVLNDAAWARGIPFVHGAIEGFYGQVTTFVPGRTACLRCLVPVPPPRRAVPVIGTFCGIIGAIEATEAVKFFVGTSHLLENKLLMLDGHHGVVEEVAITGDPACRVCGRRGPGR, encoded by the coding sequence ATGATCACGCCGGAAGAGCTGGAGCGTTACGAACGCCAGATCAGGATCTTCGGCCGGGAGGGCCAGGAGCGGCTGAAGGCCGCCAGGGTTTTCGTCGCCGGGGCGGGCGGCCTCGGATCGGCCGTCTGCACCTACCTGGCGGCGGCCGGGATCGGGACGCTGAGGATCGTCGACGAGGGGTCGGTCGAGCGGAGCAACCTCAACCGGCAATTCCTGTTCGGCGACGCGGACATCGGGAAGGCGAAGGTCGAAGCCGCCGCCGCGCGCCTGGCCCAGGTCAACCCCCTCGTCCGGATCGAAGCCAGGCGCGGCTCCATCGAGGCTGGGACCGTCCTCGGGCTCCTGGGCGACTGCGCCATCATCATCGACGCCATGGACAACTATGCCGCCCGGTACGTCCTGAACGATGCCGCCTGGGCCAGGGGCATACCCTTCGTCCATGGGGCGATCGAGGGCTTCTACGGCCAGGTCACGACCTTCGTCCCGGGCCGGACGGCCTGCCTGAGGTGCCTCGTCCCGGTCCCGCCGCCGAGGCGGGCCGTTCCCGTCATCGGGACCTTCTGCGGCATCATCGGCGCGATCGAGGCCACCGAGGCCGTCAAGTTCTTCGTCGGCACGAGCCATCTGCTCGAGAACAAGCTCCTGATGCTGGACGGTCACCACGGCGTTGTCGAAGAGGTGGCCATCACCGGCGATCCGGCCTGCCGGGTCTGCGGGCGTCGAGGCCCGGGCCGATGA
- a CDS encoding pyruvate, water dikinase regulatory protein produces MNTIFVVSDGTGRTAERALSAALVQFPGAQVDIVVRPNVRTARKARRVVTEAARAGGFIVHTIVTDAVREAVVNAGRAGNVETIDLMGPLIARLTATLAESPSEKPGLFSQLNKSYFRRIESVDFAFRHDDGQRIEDLRKAELILLGVSRTFKTPLSVYLAFKGWFVANVPFVMHQEPPAVLARIAANKVFCLDTNARQLAELRRVRDEYLKGAANAYADPELVRIELMQARQFYARHPGWAVVNVTSKPIEEIAAEILAIRGRAGKAGPHNQL; encoded by the coding sequence TTGAACACGATCTTCGTCGTTTCCGACGGAACGGGCCGCACGGCCGAGCGGGCCCTGAGCGCCGCGCTCGTCCAGTTCCCGGGCGCGCAGGTCGACATCGTCGTCCGGCCCAATGTCCGGACCGCCCGGAAGGCCCGCCGCGTCGTGACCGAGGCGGCCAGGGCCGGCGGGTTCATCGTCCACACGATCGTCACGGACGCTGTCCGGGAGGCCGTGGTCAACGCCGGCCGCGCCGGCAACGTGGAGACGATCGATCTCATGGGGCCGCTGATCGCCCGCCTGACCGCGACGCTGGCCGAGTCCCCGTCGGAGAAGCCGGGCCTGTTCAGCCAGCTGAACAAGTCCTATTTCCGGCGCATCGAGTCCGTGGACTTCGCCTTCCGTCACGACGACGGCCAGCGCATCGAGGACCTGCGCAAGGCCGAGCTCATCCTCCTCGGCGTCTCCCGGACGTTCAAGACCCCGCTCAGCGTCTATCTCGCCTTCAAAGGCTGGTTCGTGGCCAATGTCCCGTTCGTGATGCACCAGGAGCCGCCGGCCGTTCTGGCCAGGATCGCGGCGAACAAGGTCTTCTGCCTGGACACCAACGCCCGGCAGCTGGCCGAGCTTCGCCGGGTCAGGGACGAATACCTGAAGGGCGCGGCCAATGCCTACGCCGATCCGGAGCTCGTGCGCATCGAATTGATGCAGGCCCGCCAGTTCTACGCCCGGCATCCCGGCTGGGCGGTCGTCAACGTCACCAGCAAGCCGATCGAGGAGATCGCCGCCGAGATCCTGGCCATCCGCGGCCGGGCCGGGAAGGCCGGCCCGCACAACCAGCTCTAG
- a CDS encoding polyprenol monophosphomannose synthase: protein MNTIIVVPTYNEARNLSALTSALLALPVPRLRLLVVDDGSPDGTGDLADKLAAASPGRLSVLHRQGGRGLGLAYIDGFRQALADGADAVVQMDADFSHSPSDVPRLLAKLADCDVAVGSRYIAGGRVDDHWSAGRSRLSRSANAYARTLLGLRTLDATAGFKAWKRSTLEAVDLGSIRSHGYLFQVEMTYVCERLGLAIGEVPICFSERRAGRSKMSLKVKVQAAAGIASVWLRHHRRLRPA, encoded by the coding sequence ATGAATACGATCATCGTAGTCCCCACATACAATGAGGCCCGCAACCTGTCCGCCCTGACCTCGGCCCTCCTCGCGCTGCCGGTCCCGCGCCTGCGTCTTCTCGTCGTCGACGACGGCTCGCCCGACGGCACGGGCGACCTGGCGGACAAGCTGGCTGCCGCATCACCGGGCCGCCTGTCGGTCCTCCACCGCCAGGGCGGGCGCGGCCTGGGCCTGGCCTATATCGACGGCTTCCGCCAGGCCCTCGCCGACGGTGCCGACGCCGTCGTGCAGATGGACGCCGATTTCTCCCATTCCCCGTCGGACGTGCCGCGCCTCCTGGCGAAGCTCGCCGACTGCGACGTTGCGGTCGGCTCCCGCTACATCGCCGGCGGCCGCGTGGACGACCATTGGAGCGCCGGCCGATCCAGGCTGAGCCGGTCGGCCAACGCCTATGCCCGGACGCTCCTGGGGCTCAGGACCCTCGACGCCACCGCCGGTTTCAAGGCCTGGAAGCGATCGACCCTCGAGGCCGTCGATCTCGGGAGCATCCGTTCCCACGGCTATCTGTTCCAGGTCGAGATGACCTATGTCTGCGAGCGCCTGGGCCTGGCCATCGGCGAGGTCCCCATCTGTTTCTCCGAACGCCGGGCCGGCCGGTCTAAAATGAGCCTGAAGGTCAAGGTCCAGGCCGCCGCCGGCATCGCCAGCGTCTGGCTCAGGCATCACCGCCGGCTCCGGCCGGCCTGA
- a CDS encoding PAS domain-containing protein has translation MLDPHGGRRRPAEPASVRKEIHRPQSLVKTEGGEIRDLSKEAEAEIARFKQYEQSLLEAAGIWFEAYDGNGRLVVWNSAAEDISGYAREEVLGSRRNLDLLYPVPSRRRAIADLIFGKRTGRAPVRFESEIAAKGGETKVFSWYASRLCGDWGQPLGTIVLGLDISERRRAEARAKKTREIVQALFDAMAELIFITDTKGFILASNAVAARRLRAQRLAGRRIFDALPGHPRIGVLQAHFRKALRTGRPVRFEDSYLGLRFETTIYPIRPADRGIEQVAVCAVDVTAEKIAEARLSQQKALLEEKNVALREMIRQVEGEKSRIEERVVKNVHRLLLPLVAKLKAKGSRIDRTYVGLLEKALRELADVRSEILGASDLRLTQKEIEVANMIESGLTSKEIGRLLDISPRTVEIHRGNLRRKLGLSGRRQSLPAALRRLLKSPRAKYV, from the coding sequence ATGCTTGATCCGCACGGGGGGCGGCGACGTCCGGCCGAGCCGGCCAGCGTCCGGAAAGAGATCCACCGGCCGCAGAGCTTGGTGAAGACGGAGGGGGGCGAGATCCGGGACCTCAGCAAGGAAGCGGAGGCGGAGATCGCCCGGTTCAAGCAGTACGAGCAGTCGCTGCTCGAGGCCGCCGGGATCTGGTTCGAGGCCTACGACGGGAACGGCCGGCTGGTCGTCTGGAACTCGGCGGCCGAGGACATCTCGGGCTATGCGCGGGAGGAGGTCCTGGGGAGCCGCAGGAACCTGGACCTGCTCTATCCGGTTCCATCGCGCCGGAGGGCGATCGCGGACCTGATCTTCGGGAAGAGGACCGGGCGGGCGCCGGTCCGCTTCGAATCGGAGATCGCGGCCAAGGGCGGAGAGACCAAGGTCTTCAGCTGGTACGCCAGCCGCCTCTGCGGCGACTGGGGACAGCCGCTCGGCACGATCGTACTGGGCCTGGATATCAGCGAGCGGAGGCGGGCGGAAGCCCGCGCCAAGAAGACCCGGGAGATCGTCCAGGCGCTGTTCGACGCGATGGCCGAACTGATCTTCATCACGGATACGAAGGGCTTCATCCTGGCGAGCAACGCCGTCGCGGCCAGGCGCTTGAGGGCTCAGCGATTGGCGGGCCGGCGGATCTTCGATGCCCTGCCGGGCCACCCGCGTATCGGGGTGCTCCAGGCCCATTTCCGGAAAGCCCTGCGCACCGGCCGGCCCGTCCGCTTCGAGGACAGCTATCTCGGGCTGCGATTCGAGACCACGATCTACCCGATCAGGCCGGCCGACCGGGGGATCGAGCAGGTCGCGGTCTGCGCCGTCGACGTGACGGCGGAGAAGATCGCCGAGGCCAGGCTGAGCCAGCAGAAGGCCTTGCTCGAGGAGAAGAACGTCGCGCTACGCGAGATGATCCGCCAGGTCGAAGGGGAGAAATCGCGGATCGAAGAGCGGGTCGTCAAGAACGTCCACCGGCTCCTGCTGCCCCTGGTCGCCAAGCTGAAGGCCAAGGGCAGCAGGATCGACCGGACCTACGTAGGCCTGCTCGAAAAGGCCCTCCGGGAGCTGGCCGACGTGCGCAGCGAAATCCTCGGGGCGAGCGACCTGAGGCTGACCCAGAAGGAGATCGAGGTCGCGAACATGATCGAGAGCGGGCTGACGTCCAAGGAGATCGGACGGCTCCTCGACATCTCCCCCAGGACCGTCGAGATCCATCGGGGCAACCTCCGCCGGAAGCTTGGCCTGTCCGGCCGGCGGCAGAGCCTACCGGCGGCCCTGCGCCGGCTGCTGAAGAGCCCGCGGGCTAAATACGTATAA
- a CDS encoding helix-turn-helix transcriptional regulator, protein MAEDKTITSEAYLKVISQNVRRLRGAMSQAEFAQKAGISSSTVHRIESRKNFNVDSLLKIAVACGLYPYEICMSEGDRRRIQTDPGVLMGSLRESLKKEILAELKRDSPSGAR, encoded by the coding sequence ATGGCCGAAGACAAAACGATCACCAGCGAAGCCTATCTCAAGGTGATCAGCCAGAACGTCCGGCGCCTGCGGGGCGCGATGAGCCAGGCGGAGTTCGCCCAAAAGGCGGGGATCTCGAGCTCGACCGTGCATCGGATCGAGAGCCGCAAGAACTTCAACGTCGACAGCCTGCTCAAGATCGCCGTCGCCTGCGGGCTCTATCCCTACGAGATCTGCATGAGCGAAGGCGACCGGCGGCGCATCCAAACCGACCCCGGCGTCCTGATGGGGTCTTTGAGAGAAAGCCTCAAGAAGGAGATCCTCGCGGAATTGAAAAGGGATTCACCTTCCGGGGCCAGATGA